Part of the Acidobacteriota bacterium genome is shown below.
GTTCCGAATTGACCCTTACCGTCTACAATCTGCTTGGTCGCCGGGTAAAGATTCTTGCGCAAGGCAGATACTCGACCGGTACGCACAGGATTCTCTGGGACGGCACCGACGATTCAGGAGATCCCGTGGCCAGCGGAGTCTATCTGTATCGTCTCGGTAGCGACGAGTTTTCAGAGCAGCGCAAGATGCTGCTGCTGAAATAAGCCCGACCGGGCACCTCTCAAACGACCTGCTCCACCCGCCGATTTTTCCGCCTGCAACATCAGAATAGATCGCGACGACTCGCTCTGTTTTCCCGGGTTGCGGACGGCTCAGACGGATTTTACCCGGACCCTGCATTGTGATACGGACGGCCTCCCTCTGCTGACTGGCTATGGCCTTGCTGGCGGAACTCTGCCGGAAGAACGGTCCGGAAGTCTCCGGGCCCGGGCGTATGGCTTACGATCCGCGCGACTGTCAGTGAGGGAAGAAGAGGGCGCCGAAATCCTGAAGGAAATGGGCGATGATGCACGGCCAGATGCTGCCGGTACGAATGTACAGAAGCGAAAACAAGACACTATAGGTGGCGATAACGATAAACCCGGGCAGACCCTGGTAGGCGTGACACAGGCCGAATACGGCGGCCGAAACGATCGTGGGAATGATCCAGCTGCGAAACCGTCCGACGAGACGAAGGCGCGTCATCAGGTATCCCCGGAAGGCCGTCTCTTCGCAGATTCCCGCCGTCAGCGAAACCACTACCCAGACGACCTTGCCGAACGGATCGGAAGGAATCAGCAGGCCGATTTCACCCGGCATGGGCAGCCCGACCTGAGCCAGCAGCCAGGAGAGGCCCGATAGAATCAGATTTGAGACGAGCAGAAAGGCACCTGCCCAGAGAAAATCAAGACCCCGGATTCTCTTGAATCCGAGTCCCCTCAGGCCGGTGGCTTCCGTATAAGCGCCTCCATAATTCAGCAGAAACACCGCCCACTGGAAGAGCACGGTAGTGATCAAGAGGAAGATCAGCATGCCCTGGTTCAGGCTTTTGAGCAGAGAGGAAGAATCCTCACCGACGCCCAAAACGGAAATGACGGGGTAGATGAGCAGCAGGAATATGAGATTGAGCCAGGTGAGGGTAGTTCGACGGAAGTCCTGGTTGCCCGAGGCAGTGAGAAACTGGCTGGATTTGTCGCCGGGCCAGCCCAACTCTCCCGATTCGCTATATGCGGCAATCCGTTCGTAGGGTTGATCGTCCAGACCGGCCTCGCTTTCAGCTTACCGGGGGGTTCAACTGATCGTTGGTTGACCTGTTCTTCCTCGCTATAGACCCTGCGACCAGAGCCAATCCGAGTACGATGATCAGGAGAGGCCAGCTGTACTTGATCG
Proteins encoded:
- a CDS encoding type II CAAX endopeptidase family protein, with the protein product MGWPGDKSSQFLTASGNQDFRRTTLTWLNLIFLLLIYPVISVLGVGEDSSSLLKSLNQGMLIFLLITTVLFQWAVFLLNYGGAYTEATGLRGLGFKRIRGLDFLWAGAFLLVSNLILSGLSWLLAQVGLPMPGEIGLLIPSDPFGKVVWVVVSLTAGICEETAFRGYLMTRLRLVGRFRSWIIPTIVSAAVFGLCHAYQGLPGFIVIATYSVLFSLLYIRTGSIWPCIIAHFLQDFGALFFPH